AATAAGGCTGTTAATGGTTTTGCACCAACTCCAACAATCACAATGTCGGCTTCTAGCGACCTTCCATCCTTGAGTTGTACTTCATTCACCTGGAGGCGAAGAACAAGTGAGACATTTGTACCGAGACAGTTTGGAAAAGCTAATTAATTAAGTGAACCAAAATGAGTTTATAAaagttttactttttaaaaccACAATATCTGGAACCATAGTCGATTTCAATCAGTACAAAACCAAGAGAATTGAAACTGAAATGTTTAACTTAATCGCCAACTCTTATAGCTAATGATTATTTGGTTTACCTCTCCATTTGGATGAGCGGTGAACCCAGATGCCACTGTTCCTTTAATGATCTTCACTCCCTTGTTTGTATAGTAAGTCTCATAGAACGCAGCAATGTCGGCGGTGAAAAGCCTAGGCACTGAATGAACGTTTTTTCAGTCATGTGCAACTAAGCAATACATATGTATGAATAACTAAATTGCGGAAAGATGTGAATCAACTTACTGCACCAAGGTTCAGGGAAAACCATAGTGACATCAAAATTGTTGATCCTCAAAGCTGCACTAAGCTCAAGACCAATGTAGCCTCCACCAACAACCACAGCCTTTCCACCTTTCTTTGCTTGAATAGCTTCAACCACTTTGTCTGCATCATCAATCTCCCTCAGATAGAGGATATTCTTAGAGTCAGCACCTTTTACACCAAAATCAGTCAATCTCAGAACCTGCAAGTAAATGAAAAGAGGGTTACTTTCTACTCATCAGATATATAAAAGAAGCTTGCCGACGCGAGAAATGAAAGGATGACGGTGTTTACAGTAGAGCCAGTTGCAATTATGAGAGTCTCATATTTGAAGACATCCCCAGCTGCACTGACAAGACTCTTGGCAGCGAGATCTGCTTTCACTATCTCTGTGCTTAGTATCAACTCAATCCCTGCAaacacaaagaacaatggaaaTGTAGCACGATTTAGCTCCACTATCACAATCACTTTGGCAGAGAAGTGTAACATCGATGGGATCACAACCAGTGGGACTAGGTGGATGAGGCAGGACATTGATACTGGTGAGATGCAGTCAGAGAGAAAGAGTTGATTACCTTTCTGTTTGTATGATTCAGGAAGCAGTTTTTCTCCACCACTACCAACACAGCAATGGAAACCTGGGAGTCTAGCCGCCCCTGCAACAGAAAGAAGATTATAAGCCGCTCTGGAAACACAAACTTGaagtttcaaaattaataacaTTAGTTAGCAAAGTAAACATGAGAATATTGATTGTCTTACCTTCAGGAAACAAATAGCCCTTGCTAAGAGCAGGACGTTCATAAGGAGCCACCTAACAACAATACACAGTCAGTAGATAAGGATCATAGTTTACAAGACACACCGCATCATAATAATAAGGTTTCCAAAGCTTTACCGCCTCTTTGGAGATAACTGCCAATTCTCCTGGCTTAACCCCTTGACTAGCAAACTCCTTAGCCGCGTATCCCTGCAAAAACACTCAAGCTCAGAGATGAAATTGCTTCTTGTATTAACAGTAGACGATCATGTACTAGTACGATTAATCTGAGCTCGAACCAAATTTCATGCGATTTTTCGATTTCAAAATCAAGTTGCGATCGTAATATTATCTCAACGATCGAATCGAATCGAATCGAATCAGTCAGTGATTGCCAGATTCCAACTCACGATTCAAAACAGCTACGAGTGAATTGTGGTATTTTGCGAAACAGATCGGAACAAGCTCTTCGGAATTCTAAACTACTGGATAAGAAAACGAAACTACGTGATATTTTTACGAGGGAGAGAAGAAAACTCACGGCTGAGACGCCGCCGCCGAGGATGATGTACTTGAAGCTCTTCTCCGCCATTTTTTATCCGATCGATCTTCAGAAAGTTGTTGTTATCTTGTGGCTGAAGTTGGTTTGTGTGAAAATGCTGGGCTAATATTTGAGGTGAGTCTAATTGGCTACTAACTTAACTAAAACTCGGCCGTTGATTGGAGGATGAGGACCAAACCCGTAAACGTGGCAAGATAATCGCCCTTGGATTATTCATCGTCGTGAATCTGgaaaggaaataaaataattagggGATTATTATGgattagtttctttttatttatttaagtcaAAAATAGTTGGTGGGATTGGAAAAGTCACAAATGTGCCACGTTGCTGGATAAGTCGTGAGCTAAGTATGATGGGTTTGAGGCTTATTGGGCTGCTTTTTTAAACCATTAAGACCCATAATAGTGCAATTGTGATGATGACTCATGATAATTATCTAACAAGCCTCACATTTACACACAAGTACATGCCTAAAATAGCATGATTTATACCAGGGTTCATATTTCTTATATAAAGTTTACAAAAGTAGTGTATAACATGTAAACGTAAAAACAGAGTTTTTTACATGTTTTAGAATGTTTGTTAGTATTGCGATCAATCACCATCGAGTTCTTGCTTTTTGATGAACTAAAATTGGCCCCCTAATACTATAGGTGAAATAAACAATAGGACTTGTGAAGAATATAAATGATTGGAACTATAAGAGGATTAtctagttatatataaataaattgtaaCCAATTATTTGTATATAGGTTTTTTATTACACGGTTCATAAATAATGCAATTTTCCGAAGAATCTAATTATATATCTTTCACAGTCCCATTCAAAAACAGTAGGTACAATAACCCATAttcgattttattttttttctttgtagtattattcttttagtttttctgaattcaaaatatataattgagaAATCTAATAAATAAACGGACGCAAAATTTGGTGAGTGGATTATAGTCTTATAGATGCATACGAAGACAAAAACGCCAAGCAAGCCTTTTATGGGGGGTGTGGCCTGTCGACACAAACACGTGAAACCAATACTGGCTGCCTTATTCTCTAACTTGTTCCCTTctaaaaattctttttattttaccaaaactaatttgatttttcctctattattttatacatatcaTCTTCCTAGGATCCTCATCTCTGAGATCTTATAGCTCCCATTGATATTGTTTAGTTTAATAGTcatccaaaatataaataaaactcgAATCATTTGTTCTTCCACACCGTTGTTTTCGCTAGCCGTCCACGCAATAATTATCAACATCCATACGTAAATTACactattcttttattttagtaGTCGTGATTCGAAGCTAAAGTCCATGCTAATCTTCGGAACATGTAAATTAGTCCGTTTAAACGTCTACAATAGCAGGAAGAGGATTTTAATCATAGTCGTCCACTAATCACATCATGAACTCATTAGACCATTTTACCATAAGTGATAAAGAAACTATATAGTGAGATGTTTAATTTGCAGTGAAACAAGGAACATATAACACGATTAGAGCTGTCAAAATGGAGTAAAGCTtcgaaaaatattatatttaaagatCCTGATCAACTTTTCTCTAGATATCATTAAGAATATGTGCGGTTTCTCATGGTTAATTTGATCTAGAATTCTAGATGCTTGTTTTTCATTAACTATATTAGGCATATTTAGGCATGTTTATGTGAGTTTTTCATaagatatatatgtatgtgaGCTTATacatctttaattatttactaGTGAGTGAATCCAGTTGTGAGAACAGGATGAATCCTTCTAAAGCATTATTTAGATTAGGGGTGGACATTTTATCCGAAATCcaaagtggcacccgaacccgatccgaaaaacccgaaccgaaatccgaaccgaagtagcaaaatatccgaacgggtattgaattaggagagattggatatccgaacccgaacgggtaatatccgaacccaaatggatatccgaaaataaccaaacatatgataattaaccttatatttatagtttacatctttcattttatataaaatatttatattgatactacacatactttaaattcatatgatatacatacaattacgtagaagatgatttgctattcgcttaaaatgcatgtcaaactatttatttcagcaattaacaaaaagttacatccaaaatttaaaaacaataaccaaattaatgtctttttagtttgaaaatgttatgtccaaatctattaaccatgtaatctattaaaaataaaaaatagttaagtgaaaagttatatatttaaatacaagaaatttgagaaatgaaaattttcatttttttttcttcaaaatctaaatatccgaacccgatccgaaataaccgaaaccgaacttAAAATactcgaacccgacccgaagtacagaaatacccgaacgggttctacacctctataccgaaatacccgaaaatccgaaatacccgacccgaacccgaacgggtacccgaacgctcACCCCTAATTTAGATATCGCACTTATTGCTCTTTGAAAATTTCAAGTCACAGCTAGAGACTTTTAGCTGGTTAGACCACATAAAGTAGTTACGTTAGAACATCTCCAACTCCACtttatttttactctaaaatataatttagaataaaaaatgctccaatgatATTCTATTTCTCattttataatagaataaaaaataggtttatttcaaatatagagtaatttattctttttttgttcatctttctattttctactctaaaataaaatatcattggaACAAATtcaaattctattttagagtaaaaaataaagtaagCCATTGGAGATAGTCTAATCTTAGAGCATCAGCAACGCTGATACTGATGGATTGATAACTAAggcaaatttttttaattattttattaattttttcaggtttttctaaaaaaaataagaataataaataGTAGCCAATTATGGGTTTCCACGTGGCGATGGAGTCCGCGTACAGTAACTATTTGTGAGTAAAACGATTCTTAGCTAGGGATTAAAGATAAAGTTGACACAAATTCTTAAATTGTTTGAGTcccataaattattataataatttaattttaaggaTTTTTGGTTAAGGATCAGCATTGCACATGCTCTTAGATGCATACACCTTTTTGGCTATTTATATACTCAAACATCCATACGATATATCTTATCAGTAGATAGAGTTCCAAGTTATTTCATATCAGTATATCACACTTAATTTTCTTCTAAATGCGGTCACCCTTATTTGTAAAATCTCACATAACATTTGTCTATCTTGTTATCTCCACTTTCCCTGCAAGTTAACATGATTTTGTTTAGCTTTTACTAACTCTTTACCACGCTTCCATTTAtaagttaattagtttttttggaCAATAtaagttaattagtttatcatatatataattatataatttatagtattagtcTATTAGATATATCTTTCATGTTGGATTGATCCCAAAACATTAGGTGATATAGCTATGCAAGATTAAGGATGGTAGATGTGAAACTTGTTTCTTTTCCATATACACAATCTAAGTTCCGTTCCATCAATCCTTTTCTTGAAAAGATGCAAACactaaaaaaaaaccatttaaaaGAAGCAGGCTCATAACTATTTCTTTAGGCGCGTGCATGTGTTTTGCTTCCataataataatgttttgaTAATTTGATGTAATGGTTAGATTACTTGGTTAAGTAAGAAATTAGAAGCGGGCGCAGTGCATGTGATGCTCTAGTTTGTGTTAGTTAATGTACAAAataagttgataaaaaaaaagtataaaataagtataattttgGGAATAAGAAAGCAAGAGGGAAGAGATTAAAGGCGCAGAAAGAGGAATCCTAGGTTCAAGGGTTGTCAAGGGCCTATGAAGTCTATTAGTATATGATTACTCCATGTTCCAACTATGATTTAGGCTTTTTGCTATATTCAAAAATACAGTGTTATATTTATCACTATCATAGATTATGGTATTAGAAgctataataaatattataaattttttgtaagttttttttccatttattCACATAATTTTGTGTTTTTGGGAATTCTAAATCCAGATTTTTTGGTGTAAAATCATCAATAAACCTTAGTTAAACTACTGTATCAAGATACTTTCACAGAAAATTAACTTATTTGTTGGCAAAAAATGGTGTTAAAGTTTTAATGAGtagtattattttcaaaatatttaatcataGGGTCTTAGAGCATCTGTATCAATGAACCTCCTGTTGgggttcattttttttaattttttattattaattttttttctttttctttttgattttatttaaaaaaaaaaaaactaaattaatcgCGGGTCGCTACGACACGTGAG
The nucleotide sequence above comes from Brassica napus cultivar Da-Ae chromosome A9, Da-Ae, whole genome shotgun sequence. Encoded proteins:
- the LOC106367930 gene encoding monodehydroascorbate reductase 1, peroxisomal, with amino-acid sequence MAEKSFKYIILGGGVSAGYAAKEFASQGVKPGELAVISKEAVAPYERPALSKGYLFPEGAARLPGFHCCVGSGGEKLLPESYKQKGIELILSTEIVKADLAAKSLVSAAGDVFKYETLIIATGSTVLRLTDFGVKGADSKNILYLREIDDADKVVEAIQAKKGGKAVVVGGGYIGLELSAALRINNFDVTMVFPEPWCMPRLFTADIAAFYETYYTNKGVKIIKGTVASGFTAHPNGEVNEVQLKDGRSLEADIVIVGVGAKPLTALFKGQVEEDKGGIKTDAFFKTSVPDVYAVGDVATFPLKMYGDMRRVEHVDHSRKSAEQAVKAIKAAEGGGAVEEYDYLPFFYSRSFDLSWQFYGDNVGDSVLFGDSNPSNPKPRFGAYWVQDGKVVGAFMEGGSGDENKALAKVAKARPAAESLDDLTKQGISFAAKI